Genomic DNA from Nonomuraea rubra:
CTACGTGGCGACGTTCGATCTCAAGCGGCGCTGCTGCCCGTACCTCACCTACTACGCCTACGGCGACACCCGCAAGCGCGGCGCCGCGCTGCTGCGCTTCAAGCACGCGCTGAACGCGGCGGGCTTCGAGCTCGCCGACGGCGAGCTGCCCGACCACCTGGCCGTGGTGTGCGAGCTGTCGGCGCGCGGCGCCGTCCGCGAGGCCCGGCGGCTGCTGCTGGAGCACCGCGCGGGCGTGGAGGTGCTGCGCGCTGCGCTGCAGGAGGAACGCTCGCCGTACGCGGACGTAGTCGCCGCCGTGATCGCCACGCTGCCCCCGCCGGGCGCACGCGAGCAGGAGGCCGCGCTACGGCTGGCGGCCGAGGGACCGCCGGCCGAAGCCGTCGGCCTGGAACCGTACGCAGTGATGGAGGCGGGCCGATGAGCATCCTGCTCTGGGTTGTGCTGCCGTACGTGGCGTTGACCGTGTTCGTGCTCGGTCACCTGTGGCGCTACCGCTACGACAAGTTCGGCTGGACCACCCGGTCCTCCCAGATGTACGAGTCACGGCTGCTGCGTATCGGCAGCCCGCTGTTCCACTTCGGCATCCTCGTCGTGGCGCTCGGCCACGTCGGCGGCCTGGTGATCCCCAAGAGCTGGACCGAAGCTCTGGGGATGAGCGAGGAGCTCTACCACCTGTTCGCCGTCGTGCTGGGCACCATCGCCGGCATCGCCACAGTGGGCGGCCTGGCCATCCTGATCTACCGGCGCCGGACGGTCGGTCCCGTGTTCACCGCCACCACCCGCAACGACAAGCTGATGTACGCCGTCCTGGCCCTCACCATCGCCCTCGGCCTGGCCGCCACCGTCCTGGCCAACATCACCGGCGGCGGCTACGACTATCGCACCACCGTCTCACCGTGGTTCCGGTCGATCTTCTCCTTCCAGCCGGAACCCGCCCCGATGGCAGGCGCGCCGCTGCTGTTCCAGCTGCACGCACTCAGTGCGCTGGTGCTGTTCGCGATCTGGCCGTTCACCCGGCTGGTGCACATGCTCACCGCCCCCGTCGGGTACCTCACCCGCCCGTACATCGTCTACCGCAGCAGGGACGAGGAACGGGCCGTCCGACGCGGCTGGGAGCCATCGCGCTGACGTGGAACCAGGCGTGACGGCCGCCGCACGCTCACCGTGGTAGCAGGTGCGGGGATCTATGTGGCGGCCAGCAGCGCCACGTGCGCGACGATCTGGAAGCGGTCGCGGGTAACCTGCGTGTAGGCCTGCGCGGCCGCCTGGCGGATCTCTTCTGCGAGCGCTGTGCTGATCTCGCTCAGGAACGACAGGTACACGTGCACCGTGCCGTCCACCTCCACGAGTCGTATCTGCGGACGCATGCCCGCGCGGCGCAGCAGGGGCCGGACCGCGTCAGCGACGGCCCGCAGAGCTGCGGGGCCGGTCGGCGACACCGCTTCCGCGCAAGTCTCGACCAGCTCGACGGGCTCGCATCTGGATACGGTCTCCTCCAGCCCGGTCCCCGACGGTGTAGGCCCCGCCACCAGCACCGGGACCCCCGCGCGCAGGGCACACATGACCCCGGCCTCTCGCAGCGTGAAGGGGCCCGGCGCCAGCCTGACGTCGACGAGCAGGTCCACATCCCCGCCCGCCAGCGGGCAGCGACCGCCAGGAGCCATGCCGGCACACGGCGCCGTGGAGGGCGCCGCGCCTGGAGGGTGGCAGTAGGCCATCTCGTGTCCTTCGAGGGCGAGCAACGCCCCTGCCACCGCACCGCCGGAAGGGTCCGACTCCGTCATCAGGATCCGCATGGGACCACCTTGTCGCCTGCCGTCACCTCCGGGCAGGGACCAAAGTCCTCGCAGCGGCGGGCGAGAGACCTCGCTCCGGCCCCAGCGACACCTTCCGCCGCAGGAGCCCAACGTCCTTGCCCGGCGGGGACGAAAGTCCCTGGCCGCGGCGTCCGGACTGGCCAGAGGGTGGGGTCATCAGCAACGGATGCGAAGAAGGTGCTCACGCATGAGGCACAGGCCCATCGCTCTTGATCCCGCCGACGTGCAGGTCAAGATCCGTGGCGGGTTCCGGCCCGCCGATGTCCGGCACGCCCAGGAGACCGTGGCTCATCTGGCGCGGCTCGCTCACGAGCCGGTGCTCGGCGCGAGGGTCAAGCTCGGCACCGCGCCCGAGTTCGGCGCCGGGCGGCGGACAGCGGAGGCCGTACTGGATGTCCAGGGGAGACTCGTCAGGGCCCGGGCCAGCGCGGCCTCCGCTCGTGGAGCCGTCCAGCTGCTCGGTGACCGGCTGCGGACGCGGCTGCTGGAGAGCACCAGGGACTGGGAGAACCGGCGGGGGCGCCACCACGGACAGCGTCCAGCCGGGCAGGCCGGCGGGGAGCGGCAGGTCGTACGGCTTCCCGCGGCGGCCCGCGCCGTGCCTGACGAGGCTGTGGTGGACATGGAGGAGCTCGACTACGACTTCCTGCTGTTCACCGAGGACGCGACGGGCCAGGACAGCGTCGTCTACCGCACCGGCGACGGCTACCGCCTCGCTCAGCTCGTGCCGCAGTCGGATCTGCCGGCTCCGACGTGCGCGGCGATCTCGGTCAGCCCGTTGCCCGCTCCCCGGCTCACCGTGGCGGAGGCCATCGAACGGCTGGAGTTGACCGGGTTCGCGTTCGTCTTCTTCGCCGACACGGACACCGGAGCCGGCCGCCTCGTCTACCACCGCGCTGACGGGGACTACGGCCTCGTCAGCACCGTTCACGACGGCTGACGTCCCCCGGATCGGACCGCGGCCCCCATGGCGTGAGCGGTGCCGCGGTCGTCCGGTATGAGCGGCAGGTAGAGGCGGTGCGTCGCCCGCAGATCAGTCAGCGTGTGCTCGCGCGGCGGTCAGGGCACGTACCGCGGTCAGGGTCAGGAGAACGGCCAGCGCGGCGGTGACGGCCAGCAGGCCCAGGCCGAGCCCGTACGAGCCGAGCCGGCCATAGATGAAGCCCATGACCAGCGGCGGCACGAAACCGCCCAGCCCTCCGGCCGCGCCCACCAGGCCGGTGACCGAACCGACCTTGTCGGCCGGGGCGACCTGAGCGACCAGCGCGAACGTGGCGCCGCTGCCCGCGCCCAGCGCCGCCGCCATGGACAGGAACGCGACCGTGCCCACCGGCATCAAGGGAGGTGTCAGCGCCTGGATCGCCGCCATGACGGCGACCACGGCGAACACCCCGGCCAGCACTCGTACCGGGCCGATCCGGTCCGACGCCCACCCTCCGAGCGGCCGCATGAGGACTGCGAGCACCACGAATCCGGCCATTCGATAGGCCGCGTCCGCCTGTTCCAGCCCGTAACCAGTCTGCAGATAGGCCGGCAGGTAGACGGAGAAGGCGACATAACCGCCGAACGCGACGGCGTACAGCAGGCAGGCCTGCCACGTGATCGGCAGCCTGGCCGTGGCCGTGAGCCGCGCGATCAGCGGCTGCCCGGCCACGCTGCGCCCGGGCGCATCCCGAAGAATCAGCCATGAGACGGCCGCGTAGACCGCGAGCACGACCGCCGTGATGACGAACGGGGCGGCGGCGCCGCCGGCGCGCACCAGCGGGACGGTGGTCAGCGCGCTGACGGCGGTGCCTCCCATGCCCGCGCCGAAGATTCCCACTGCGAGCCCGCGCCGCTGCGGCGGGAACCACGCACTGACGAACGGCACCCCGACAGCGAAGGCAGTACCGGCGACACCCAGGAAGAACCCGCCGATCAGCAGCGCAGCCAGCGAGGTCTGCCCTGCGACGCCGATGAACAGAACGGGCGCGATCGTGACGGCAGACACCAGAGGGAACATCACCCGCGCGCCGTACCGGTCAGTCAGCGCGCCCACGGGGATCCGCCCCAGCGAGCCGACGATCACCGGCACCGCCACCAGCAACGCCTGCTGCGGCGCCGAGAGGCCGAGCATCTCCTTGAACCGTGGACCCAGCGGGCTGAGCAGGGCCCAGGCCCAGAAGTTCACCGCGAAGCCTAACGTCGCCATGACCAGCATCAGCACGGCCTGGCCATCCGCCTCGCTCGCCTGTCTCCTACCGGTCTCCGTCATCGAGCTCCGCCTCATCTTGAGGATCTCGCCGGCCAGGCACCGCCGTGGATCGCCGCGTGATTCTTCCCTGGTACCTGCGCACGATCATCAGTTTCCGGCCTCATACCCGTCCGCAAGCACCCAAAGCACGCAACTCGCTAGCAGGCTTCCCGGCCACCGCTCCCACGCTGCGCTGGGCGCATGGCCTCCATGTCGCTTCATGTCGCTTCCCGCCTTACCCGCCGCCCCATGAGGCCGATGGATGACGCAAGGTCCTGCCAGAGGTGACTCGGGACTCCGCGAGTACGGGACCTTCGGCCCTGATGTGGGCGCCGCTGTGACCGGAAGGCTGAAGGCGAGACCCGATGGAGAAAGAAGAACAGTCATGCGTGCTGCCGTCGTCACCGCCTTCGACAAGCCCGTCGAACTTCAGGAGGTGCCCGTACCCGAGCCGGGGCCGTCCCAGGTCCTCGTCCGCATCGAGGCGAGCGGGCTGTGCCACACCGACATCCACGCCGCCCACGGCGACTGGCCGGTCAAACCCGCGCTGCCGTTCACCCCGGGCCACGAGGGCGTCGGCGTCATCGAGGAGGTCGGCTCCGCCGTGACCGGCCGGGCGGTCGGCGAGCGGGTGGCCATCCCCTGGCTCGGCTACGCCTGCGGCACCTGCGAATACTGCGTCAGCGGCCGTGAGACCCTGTGCGAGTCCCAGCTGAACAGCGGGTACGCGATCAACGGCGGCCACGCCGAGTACGCGGTCGCGCACGCCGCCTACGTGGTCCCGGTGCCCGATGGCGTCGCCTCGGCTGAGGCCGCGCCGCTGACCTGCGCGGGGGTGACCACGTACAAGGCGGTCAAGGTCTCCGGTCTGCGGCCTTCCGAACGTGCCGCGATCTTCGGCATCGGCGGGCTGGGCCACCTGGCGCAGCAGTACGCGCAGATCTTCGGCGGCGAGACCATCGCGGTCGACGTCACCGACGAGAAGCTGCGCCTGGCCCGGGAGCTGGGCGCCTCTCACACGGTCAACGCCGCCGTCAGCGACCCGGTCGCCGAGATCAAAGCCCTGGGCGGGGCGGACGTGGCCATCGTGCTGGCCGCGAGTCCGCGCGTGCTGGAGCAGGCGCACGCCTCACTGCGCCGCGGCGGCCGCCTGGTGCTGGTCTCTCTGCCCAAGGACAACACCATGAGCCTGCCCGTCTTCCAGACCGTCCTCGGTGGCATCAGCGTCATCGGCTCCATCGTCGGCACCCGCGCCGACCTGGCCGAGGTCTTCGAACTGCACGCCGCGGGACGCACCAAGGTCGTCTACGAGACGCGCAAGCTGGAGGAGATCAACCAGTCCTTCGACGACGTCCTGGCCGGCACCGTGCCCGCCCGCCTGGTCTTCCAGCTCTGACCACTCCAGAACAAGACGCCGTGCCCGGCCCCGATCCTGATCGGGGCCGGGCTTCGGTTGTCCGGACCGGCCATCGGAGGCTTTCGAGCCTCGACCTCTTCCAGCCGGATCGTTCTCATGATGCATCTGCCCAGAGTGAGGGTCAGCCCGCCACGCCCACAGCTCATGGGGGCGTCCCATGCTGCCCATCCGCGCCGGCGACTCCTGCGCACGCAGTCGTCCAGGTGGTTTCGGGTCATGGTGCCGTTCTGACCACGGCGAGTGGGCACGGGGCGTGGTGCAGCAGCGCGTGGCTGACGGAGCCCAGCACCATCCCGGCGAACGTGCCGTGCCCGTGCGAGCCGACCACCAGGAGCTCCGCACCGGCCGCGGCCTCCCTCAGCACCTCGGCCGGATGGCCGTGCACCAACTCCTCTGCGACGGTCACGTCCGGATGCCGTGCTCGAAGGTCGCCCAGCGCCTCCTTCAGCGCGCCCGGTCCCTCCTGCGCCACGGGGTCGAACCCCTGCTGGGCCCTGGCGTGCACGACTCGCAGCCGCCCACCACGCAGCTCCGCCTCGGCGAAAGCGAACTCCAGCACCCGTGGCGAAGCCGGGAACCGTCCGCACCGGCGACGACCTCACCAGCCGCCGTCGAGGAAGTCTGGCGAACCACGACCACATCGCACGGCGCATGCCCGGCCACCCCGTAGGCGACCGATCCGACGAGCATCCCGCGCACTCCGCCGAGCCCATGGCTGCCCACGACCAGGAACTCGGCGCCGCGCGCAGGGCCGCCTCCCGGGCTGCCCAGCCGACGGCCTCGAGCCCGGCCGCGAGCCGTCCACTCCCACGAGAATCATGATCTCTCCTTCAGGTCAACGAAAACCCGCCCGCCCTGGGGGCAGGGCGGGCGGGTGGCCAGGGCGGCTACTGGAGCCACGGGGTGCGGCGGACGATGGGCAGGTTGCCGAGTCCGAGGGTCCTGCCGGCGCCGGCGAGGGCGAGGCCGATGAGGACGATCGCGTAGATGAGGTGGTCGTCCATGAAGGGGTTGGTGGTCAGGGGCAGCTCGGCGGCCCACATCAGGAGCAGCATCGCGGTGCCGGCGCCGGCGGCGATGCGGGTGCCGATGCCCAGGACGAGCGCCAGGCCGACGCCGGCCAGGCCGGCCATGAACAGCCAGTCCACCCACGCCTGCCCGGCCAGGCCGGTGAAGAAGCCGCCGAGGGCGTGCTCGCCGGTGCCCTTGAGGAAGCCGGTGGTCGGGCTGCCGCCGTTGATCCAGGCCTTGGCCGCCGGGGTGGCGAAGCCGAAGCCGAAGGTCTTGTCCAGGAAGGCCCAGAGGAAGACCCAGCCGATCGAGATCCGGGCGATGGCCCAGACGTAGTCGGCCGGGGTCTTGTGCTCCGCCTTGCCCGCGCTGGTGTGCGTCACAGGCTGGTGGATGGTGGTGGCCATGGCGGGCCTCCCTTTCCTGTTCTGTCGTGCGTCCTTGTCTCACCTCCATCACACCGGTTGTGGCCGCCGGCGCTCAGTGCCGTACGGCCCTCGGCATGAGGACCTTGGTCCTCCCCCACGCCAAGTCGTGGCGCTGCCCGCCGCTGCGCGGGGACCTTCGGCACCGAGGCGGGGCCGTCAGGCCCTCACCGCAGCCGGACCAGGTGCGGCAGCGTCGGTGGCAGGAGGTGTGTGATGTCCGTTTCACTCGCTACCGAGCTCGGCGTCCGACGGCTGCTGGTGGCGGCCGGGCAGGCGCCGTCGGTGTTCAACACCCAGCCATGGCGCTTCAACGTGGTCCGCCGGGAGTTCGTCGAGATGTTCGCCGATCCCGACCGGCGGCTGCGGATCAGCGATCCGCGCGGCCGCAATCAGTACGTGAGCTGCGGCGCGGCGCTGTTCAACCTGCGCCTGGCAGTGCGTACGTCCGGCCGGCGGCCAGTGGTGTGGCTGTTGCCCGCGCCCGAGGCGGAGCCCGAGCTGCTGGCGGCCGTGCGCATGGGCGGGCCGCTGCCCGTCCCCGAGGAGTATCGCGAGTTGTACGACCTCATCCCCGTGCGCCGCACCAGCCGCCGGCCCTTCGCCGACCGTGCTCTGCCACGCGCGGTGCGGGCCGAACTCCGGCAGGCCGCCATGCGGGAGGGAGCGGGGCTGGTGTTCCTCGACCGGCATGCGACGGCCGACACGCTGGACTGTGCCGCCATCGCCGAGGAGGAGCTGGCCCGCGACCACGACTACCGCGCCGAGCTGGCCGCGTGGGCGATGCCGGGCGCGCGGTACGACGGCCTTCCGGGCTACGTCCACGGGCCACGCCCGCTGCGCGATCCAGCGCCTGTCCGGGACTTCGGGCGGCAGGAAGGCGAGGCACGATTCGAGGAACACCCGCAGCTCGCCGTGCTGACCACCATGGGCGATCGCCCCGCGGACTGGCTGCGGGCCGGTCAGGCGCTGCAGCGGGTGCTGCTGGTGGCCGCCGGGCACGGCGTGTCGGCATCGTTCCTGAACCAGCCGCTGGACCTGCGCGACATGCGCAAGCGCCGCGACCCCCACCACCGCCGAGGTCACCCGCAGATGATCATCCGGCTCGGTTACGGGCTTCCCGTGGCGCGCAGCCCACGGCGCCCCGCCGCCGAGCTGGAAACCGCTTGAGGCCCAGAACGACAGCGCTGGACCTCGTCGTCATCGGCCTTGGCTGTGACAGCGTCGCGTCCGGGACGACGGGCACGTGAGCCGGCTGGG
This window encodes:
- the narJ gene encoding nitrate reductase molybdenum cofactor assembly chaperone; translated protein: MSADVRTAHMVASVLLGYPDERLYDGLGVLAKAVDGLQAGEARERLSAFLAHVAATYPAELAAHYVATFDLKRRCCPYLTYYAYGDTRKRGAALLRFKHALNAAGFELADGELPDHLAVVCELSARGAVREARRLLLEHRAGVEVLRAALQEERSPYADVVAAVIATLPPPGAREQEAALRLAAEGPPAEAVGLEPYAVMEAGR
- a CDS encoding universal stress protein, coding for MLEFAFAEAELRGGRLRVVHARAQQGFDPVAQEGPGALKEALGDLRARHPDVTVAEELVHGHPAEVLREAAAGAELLVVGSHGHGTFAGMVLGSVSHALLHHAPCPLAVVRTAP
- a CDS encoding Acg family FMN-binding oxidoreductase, whose product is MSVSLATELGVRRLLVAAGQAPSVFNTQPWRFNVVRREFVEMFADPDRRLRISDPRGRNQYVSCGAALFNLRLAVRTSGRRPVVWLLPAPEAEPELLAAVRMGGPLPVPEEYRELYDLIPVRRTSRRPFADRALPRAVRAELRQAAMREGAGLVFLDRHATADTLDCAAIAEEELARDHDYRAELAAWAMPGARYDGLPGYVHGPRPLRDPAPVRDFGRQEGEARFEEHPQLAVLTTMGDRPADWLRAGQALQRVLLVAAGHGVSASFLNQPLDLRDMRKRRDPHHRRGHPQMIIRLGYGLPVARSPRRPAAELETA
- a CDS encoding zinc-dependent alcohol dehydrogenase produces the protein MRAAVVTAFDKPVELQEVPVPEPGPSQVLVRIEASGLCHTDIHAAHGDWPVKPALPFTPGHEGVGVIEEVGSAVTGRAVGERVAIPWLGYACGTCEYCVSGRETLCESQLNSGYAINGGHAEYAVAHAAYVVPVPDGVASAEAAPLTCAGVTTYKAVKVSGLRPSERAAIFGIGGLGHLAQQYAQIFGGETIAVDVTDEKLRLARELGASHTVNAAVSDPVAEIKALGGADVAIVLAASPRVLEQAHASLRRGGRLVLVSLPKDNTMSLPVFQTVLGGISVIGSIVGTRADLAEVFELHAAGRTKVVYETRKLEEINQSFDDVLAGTVPARLVFQL
- the narI gene encoding respiratory nitrate reductase subunit gamma, with product MSILLWVVLPYVALTVFVLGHLWRYRYDKFGWTTRSSQMYESRLLRIGSPLFHFGILVVALGHVGGLVIPKSWTEALGMSEELYHLFAVVLGTIAGIATVGGLAILIYRRRTVGPVFTATTRNDKLMYAVLALTIALGLAATVLANITGGGYDYRTTVSPWFRSIFSFQPEPAPMAGAPLLFQLHALSALVLFAIWPFTRLVHMLTAPVGYLTRPYIVYRSRDEERAVRRGWEPSR
- a CDS encoding universal stress protein, which codes for MLVGSVAYGVAGHAPCDVVVVRQTSSTAAGEVVAGADGSRLRHGCWSSLSPRRSCVVGGCESCTPGPSRGSTPWRRRDRAR
- a CDS encoding DoxX family protein encodes the protein MATTIHQPVTHTSAGKAEHKTPADYVWAIARISIGWVFLWAFLDKTFGFGFATPAAKAWINGGSPTTGFLKGTGEHALGGFFTGLAGQAWVDWLFMAGLAGVGLALVLGIGTRIAAGAGTAMLLLMWAAELPLTTNPFMDDHLIYAIVLIGLALAGAGRTLGLGNLPIVRRTPWLQ
- a CDS encoding MFS transporter; translated protein: MTETGRRQASEADGQAVLMLVMATLGFAVNFWAWALLSPLGPRFKEMLGLSAPQQALLVAVPVIVGSLGRIPVGALTDRYGARVMFPLVSAVTIAPVLFIGVAGQTSLAALLIGGFFLGVAGTAFAVGVPFVSAWFPPQRRGLAVGIFGAGMGGTAVSALTTVPLVRAGGAAAPFVITAVVLAVYAAVSWLILRDAPGRSVAGQPLIARLTATARLPITWQACLLYAVAFGGYVAFSVYLPAYLQTGYGLEQADAAYRMAGFVVLAVLMRPLGGWASDRIGPVRVLAGVFAVVAVMAAIQALTPPLMPVGTVAFLSMAAALGAGSGATFALVAQVAPADKVGSVTGLVGAAGGLGGFVPPLVMGFIYGRLGSYGLGLGLLAVTAALAVLLTLTAVRALTAARAHAD
- a CDS encoding sigma 54 modulation/S30EA ribosomal C-terminal domain-containing protein is translated as MRHRPIALDPADVQVKIRGGFRPADVRHAQETVAHLARLAHEPVLGARVKLGTAPEFGAGRRTAEAVLDVQGRLVRARASAASARGAVQLLGDRLRTRLLESTRDWENRRGRHHGQRPAGQAGGERQVVRLPAAARAVPDEAVVDMEELDYDFLLFTEDATGQDSVVYRTGDGYRLAQLVPQSDLPAPTCAAISVSPLPAPRLTVAEAIERLELTGFAFVFFADTDTGAGRLVYHRADGDYGLVSTVHDG